The genomic interval TCGAGGACGTCACGGGCGAGGAGGCCCTCGCGCACGTGCGCGAGCGCAACGCCCGCGCCGAGGCCGAGATCGACGCGATCGCCGACCCTCGCGCCGGAGGGTCCGTCGATGGTGCCGCCGACGGCTCCCTCAGCGAGCACCTGCGCTCGGACATCCTCACGATCCTCGACGCGAGCGACCGCATCCCGATGGTCGTCAAGCGCGGAGAGTTCCTGTACAACCTGTGGACCGACGCCGAGCACGAGCGCGGCCTCTGGCGCCGCACCACCCTCGAGAGCTACCGCACCGACGACCCCTCATGGGACGTGCTGCTGGACGTCGACGCCCTGGGCCGCGAGGAGGGCGAGAACTGGGTGTGGCACGGCGCGCAGCTGCTCCGGCCCGCGGAGGGCGAGCCGTACAGGCTGGCGCTCGTCTCCCTCTCGCGCGGCGGCTCGGACGCCGACGTCACCCGCGAGTTCGACCTCGAGGAGCGCCGCTTCGTCCCCGAGCCCGAGGGCGGATTCGTGCGGCCCGAGGCCAAGGGCGACGTGCACTGGATCGACGCGGACACCGTCTGGGTGACGACCGACTTCGGCGAGGGCACGCTCACCACCTCCGGCTACGCGCGCCAGGCGCGGATCTGGACGCGCGGCACCGCGCTCGCCGACGCCGAGCTGGTCTTCGAGGCCGACGAGCGCGACATGGCCGTCTTCGCCTCCCACGACCAGACCCCTGGCTGGGAGCGCGACTGGATCGTGCAGATGCACGCCTTCTACGACACGACGCTCAGGATCGTCGACCGGGCGGGCGGCGCCGACGGGGCCGACGGGGCTGAGGGGGCGGGGCCCTCGCTGACCGTCGTCCCCGTCCCCCGGGACATGGAGGCCGACGCCCACCGCGACCTCGCGATCCTGCTCCCGCGCAGCGACTGGCAGGTCGGCGAGGACACCTTCGCGGCCGGCTCGCTCCTGGTCGCCGACGCCGACGCCCTGCTCGCGAGCGCCCCGGAGGGGCCGTCGGCCTCGGACCTCCACGTGCTCTTCGAGCCGACGCCCAGCACCTCGCTCGCCGACCTCACGATCACCCGCGGCACCCTCGTGCTCACGATCCTCGAGGACGTCGTGCACCGCCTCGAGGTCCACCACCGCACCGAGGACGGCGCCTGGGTGCGCAGCGACCTCTACCCCGAGCTCACCGGGGCGATCGACGTGCGCGCGGTCGACGCCGACGAGTCCGACGAGATCTGGGTGACCGTCACCGACTTCCTCACCCCCACCACCCTGCTGCTGGGCGACCTCGGCGAGGTGCCCGACGGAGGCGAGCCGAGCGACCTCGAGATCGTGAAGGCCTCGCCCGCGCGCTTCGACGCGAGCGGCCTCGAGGTCACCCAGCACTTCGCGACCAGCGAGGACGGCACCCGCGTGCCGTACTTCCAGATCGGGAGGACCGAGGCCGGCGGGTCCGAGGAGGCCCCGGGCGGAGCGCCCGTCGGCCCCGCCCCGACCCTGCTCTACGGCTACGGCGGCTTCGAGATCTCGATGACCCCCGCCTACCTCGGCACGATCGGCAAGGCCTGGCTGGAGCGCGGCGGCACCTACGTGGTCGCGAACATCCGCGGCGGCGGCGAGTACGGACCGGCCTGGCACCAGGCCGCCCTCAAGGAGCATCGCCACCGCGCCTACGAGGACTTCGCGGCCGTCGCGCGTGATCTGGTCGAGCGCGGCGTCACCGACCGCGACCATCTCGCCGTGCGCGGCGGCTCCAACGGCGGACTGCTCACGGGCAACATGCTCACCCAGTACCCCGAGCTGTTCGGGGCCGTCATCATCCAGGTGCCGCTGCTGGACATGAAGCGCTACTCGCATCTGCTCGCCGGCGCCTCCTGGATGGCCGAGTACGGCGACCCCGACACCTCGGACTGGGAGTTCATCCGCACCTTCAGCCCCTACCACCTGCTCGCCGAGGGCACCGAGTACCCGCCCGTCTTCCTGCTCACCTCCACGCGGGACGACCGCGTGCACCCGGGCCACGCGCGCAAGATGACCGCCGCGCTCGAATCGCTCGGGGCCGACGTCCGCTCGTGGGAGAACATCGAGGGCGGGCACGGCGGCGCCGCCACGAACGAGCAGGCCGCGCGCATGAACGCGCTCATGTACGCCTTCCTGTGGGGGCGGATCGGGGCCGACGGGGGCCGGGCGGGCGCCGTCGGGGGCGCTGGAGCCTGATGCGCTCGGTCCCCGAGCTCCTCCGCCGCACCGGTCAGGACGAGCTGCTCACGGTCCGCAACGATCTGATGACCGTGCAGCGGGAGATCTCGGCCGACGACCGCCGACTGTTCCCCCTGCGCTACGCCCGGGTGAACCCTCCGCGCACCGGCCGCCGCGCCGCCGCGGTGCACCGCGACCTCGCCACCCCCGTGGTGACCGTGGTGCCCGACGGGCCGGGCGGCGCCTCCGTCGTCCCCTACGACCTGCTGCGACGCTCCCTCGCCTCCCGCGGGCTCGACGTCATCATGCCCGAGCACCGCGGCGTCGGCCTCTCCCGCCTGGACTCCGAGGGGCATGACCTGCCGCCCCACGCGATGGACATCGACGAGGCCGTCGAGGACCTGCGCGCGGCGCTCGACCATGCGCTCGTGGGCCGCACCGTGCTCTACGGCTGCGGCTACGGCGCCTACCTCGCGCTCACCTTCGCCGTCCGCCACCCCGAGCGCGTGGGCGCCCTGGTGCTCGACTCCCCGCTGCTCGCCCCCGACGACGAGCTGATCTCCCAGCGCGCCTTCCGCGCGCGCTACTGGGAGGGGACGGACCTGCGCACCGACACCATCGCCAGCACCCTGCGCCGCCTCGACGACCAGGCCGTGATCGATGCCCGCCGCGCGGGTCCGGTCATCCTCGCCGTCCACGAGTACGGCGGCACCGGGGACGTCCGCGAGCTCGTGGACCAGCTCGCGGTGGGCCGCGGGCAGCTGACCTGGACGAGCGTCTGGCAGGCCCTCACCCAGGAATGGCTGCAGTCCACCCGCTACGTGAGCGAGCCCGATCTGGTGGCCCGCATCGCCCACACGCAGCTCGGCATCGGCGCCCATGCCGACGGCGGGCCTCTGGACCCGCTCCTGATCTCCGGTGAGCAGGCACGTCAGGTCCCCTCGCCGAGCACGCGGTCCCTCGCCCCCGACCTGCGCACCCTCGCCTCCGGCGTCACCGCGCCCACGCTCGTGCTGAGCGGCGAGGACGACCTCGTGACCCCTCCGCAGATCGCCCGCGAGGCCGCCGATCTCATCCCCGGCGCGCACCTCCTGAGCGTGCCCGGCACCGGCCACGGGATCCTCGACTCGCACTCGCAGCTCGCCCAGATCGCCATGTGGTGGAGCGCCGCCGGGGTGGGCGGCGACCTCCTGGAGCATCGCGAGCGCCTCGCCGCGCTGAAGCCCACGCCCACCAGCCAGGTCCTCGCCCACGGCCTGCGCCTCGCCCTCGCCGCCGAGCGCTACTCGCCCTGGCGCATGCGCCTCGAGAGCGCCCGCGCGCGGCGTGCCGAGGCCCAGTTCGATCCGTCCTCGGGGAAGGCCGCGCGGGG from Brachybacterium kimchii carries:
- a CDS encoding alpha/beta fold hydrolase produces the protein MRSVPELLRRTGQDELLTVRNDLMTVQREISADDRRLFPLRYARVNPPRTGRRAAAVHRDLATPVVTVVPDGPGGASVVPYDLLRRSLASRGLDVIMPEHRGVGLSRLDSEGHDLPPHAMDIDEAVEDLRAALDHALVGRTVLYGCGYGAYLALTFAVRHPERVGALVLDSPLLAPDDELISQRAFRARYWEGTDLRTDTIASTLRRLDDQAVIDARRAGPVILAVHEYGGTGDVRELVDQLAVGRGQLTWTSVWQALTQEWLQSTRYVSEPDLVARIAHTQLGIGAHADGGPLDPLLISGEQARQVPSPSTRSLAPDLRTLASGVTAPTLVLSGEDDLVTPPQIAREAADLIPGAHLLSVPGTGHGILDSHSQLAQIAMWWSAAGVGGDLLEHRERLAALKPTPTSQVLAHGLRLALAAERYSPWRMRLESARARRAEAQFDPSSGKAARGPRL
- a CDS encoding prolyl oligopeptidase family serine peptidase, whose product is MTASLPSPETGDDPWLWLEDVTGEEALAHVRERNARAEAEIDAIADPRAGGSVDGAADGSLSEHLRSDILTILDASDRIPMVVKRGEFLYNLWTDAEHERGLWRRTTLESYRTDDPSWDVLLDVDALGREEGENWVWHGAQLLRPAEGEPYRLALVSLSRGGSDADVTREFDLEERRFVPEPEGGFVRPEAKGDVHWIDADTVWVTTDFGEGTLTTSGYARQARIWTRGTALADAELVFEADERDMAVFASHDQTPGWERDWIVQMHAFYDTTLRIVDRAGGADGADGAEGAGPSLTVVPVPRDMEADAHRDLAILLPRSDWQVGEDTFAAGSLLVADADALLASAPEGPSASDLHVLFEPTPSTSLADLTITRGTLVLTILEDVVHRLEVHHRTEDGAWVRSDLYPELTGAIDVRAVDADESDEIWVTVTDFLTPTTLLLGDLGEVPDGGEPSDLEIVKASPARFDASGLEVTQHFATSEDGTRVPYFQIGRTEAGGSEEAPGGAPVGPAPTLLYGYGGFEISMTPAYLGTIGKAWLERGGTYVVANIRGGGEYGPAWHQAALKEHRHRAYEDFAAVARDLVERGVTDRDHLAVRGGSNGGLLTGNMLTQYPELFGAVIIQVPLLDMKRYSHLLAGASWMAEYGDPDTSDWEFIRTFSPYHLLAEGTEYPPVFLLTSTRDDRVHPGHARKMTAALESLGADVRSWENIEGGHGGAATNEQAARMNALMYAFLWGRIGADGGRAGAVGGAGA